TCAATATATCCCAGTATCAGCCCGTCGCATACGTTTACGACTTGTTTATCCATCATTTCTCTTATGCTGCAAAGCGGTATATTAAAGCATTCCATAGGCAGTTTATTCTGTTCGTTCATATCAATTACATCTCCGATTCCCGTTATTTTTATATTCATAAAATATTATTCTGATATTGGGCTTTTTATGACTTTTTTAGTGAAATTTTTGCGTTTTGATAAAATATATCTTGATAATATTCGTATTGTGTATTATAATATTCTTGTAATATGCGTTTGCCTCATGCGGGCTCGCAAATCAAATGATTATAAATGTGTTGTTTATGATTTTTTACAGCACGGGAGGATATACTATATGGTAGTAGCAGGCGATTTCAGAAACGGCGTGACATTTGAAATGGACGGAAACGTGATGCAGGTCATCGAATTTCAACATGTCAAACCGGGTAAAGGCGCCGCTTTTGTTCGCACGAAGCTTCGCAATGTAATCAGCGGAACCGTTTTGGAAAAGACCTTTAACCCCAGCGATAAATATCCGCCGGCTTATATTGACCGCAAAGAAATGCAGTATCTTTATAACGACGGCGATCTTTATTACTTCATGGATACAGAATCCTTTGAGCAGATACCGATAAACAAAAACGTTCTGGGCGAAGGATTTAAATTTATCAAAGAAGAAATGGTTGTAAAAGTTCTCTCTTATAATGGCAACGTTTACGGCATTGAGCCGCCCATGTTCGTCACACTTAAAATTAGCGAGACTGAGCCCGGCATACGCGGCGATACCGCCACCGGAGGTTCAAAACCAGCGACTCTTGAAACAGGCGCGCAAATCAGAGTTCCGTTCTTTATAAATGAAGGCGACACAGTAAAAATCGACACAAGAACCGGCGAATATCTTGAAAGAGCATAAACCGTGCAGAAAGGATAATAATATGACCATCAACGAAAAAGTTTCTTACCTCAAGGGGCTTATCGTCGGGCTTAAAATCGACGACTCCACTTCTGAAGGAAAAATCATCAATGTCATATCTGATATTCTTGAGGAAATAGCTTCGGAAATCACTGATCTCAAGGACGAAACATCAGAGCTTTCCGATTATGTGGACGAGCTTGATGATGATCTTGCCTCCATCGAAGATGATTTTTACGAATGCGACGGCTGCTGTGAAGAAGATGACGAGGACGAGGAC
The Oscillospiraceae bacterium genome window above contains:
- the efp gene encoding elongation factor P yields the protein MVVAGDFRNGVTFEMDGNVMQVIEFQHVKPGKGAAFVRTKLRNVISGTVLEKTFNPSDKYPPAYIDRKEMQYLYNDGDLYYFMDTESFEQIPINKNVLGEGFKFIKEEMVVKVLSYNGNVYGIEPPMFVTLKISETEPGIRGDTATGGSKPATLETGAQIRVPFFINEGDTVKIDTRTGEYLERA